In Lolium rigidum isolate FL_2022 chromosome 3, APGP_CSIRO_Lrig_0.1, whole genome shotgun sequence, the genomic window tgttgagggacttgcttggtgttccgggcttcacaacagtggtatgaaagtggggcgacaacacaggtgaagttcagagtcctacctttcagggtgaaacccaaggtctggccttaactggttgtgcgtggcaatgaccttgttggaggcattgttttaagagcggggactatcttcagggtgaaaacctaagatcgttgatcgggcgacgacggtgttagagcactgttccctttttggaggcgtcgtttttagagagtctgtatttcaggtgttgtcttggcggtggatgtattgctgttgttaggcccgagatactgtagcgggacttttgtttcttagttttctttttctttttttggctgtgtgcatccgtactgccattagggtggtgcgttgttgcagaggctgggtctaattggtatcttttcgatattaatatattcaaaAAATGAGCAGAAGAATCCCAGTTGGAACATTTCCCAACTTCTGTAGTTCTGTTTACCAGCATGCTGACATTTTTGTGCAGTGTGAAAGAACGTTCACCATGTGATACTTATCTGGCTTTGCtcttcagggcatctccagcggcgcgacgcattttagcgtccgcgcgcgtctgtttgcgtcagcccttttggtcgaaaacgaccgcgcgtacgtttgcgtcgggggtggctccagcggcacgacgcattttttttaggacgaatcatttttttgaactgaaacataatttacaaaaactgaaacataacttacatacttgaaaacataaaaaaaaacctaaaacgcctactgctgcgcatcgtcaccgtgctgctcctcgtcgctgtcaagCAAGATGATCTCCGGTACGTcccacggccagtagccatccgggggagcgtacgccgggcgcgatcgcggtgctcgaggttgaggaggctgcggctgaggcggcggtggaggcgcccagggctgcggctgtgggggaggcgcccaaggctgtggcggcggtggaggaggcgccgccgagtccaggagcgcctgtcgaagggcttcatcggcGGACAGGCCAGGCGGCATGacagcggtggcgtagcggggcaacggcggctgcaccgacgcgtcgtactcggagacgaggaggccgagcttggccatctcatcgtccgtcatgttgtctgggaactcgaagttccggccctccgccatggcctgctgccattcgtggaagacaaggccgacgtagtcctcgctgtcgtccttcacctcctcgctatggtacgcgagcgcctcgatgtagtcgtcgtcgtcgtcgtcgtagacggcgtaggcttcgtcgtcgtcgtcctcgtcctcgcggtcgttgtgttgcggctgctcacgtcgcgtcggcgcctgctgacgacgcgtcggcgcctgctgacgacgagccggcggtgcagggccgaagggataatccctgtcgcccatgaagccagcccttcgtctgctgtccgtctccgtggacaggtacgtacgccaactctccgagtcgatggcgtacgccggatcggcgcggaggtccgccggcagatatcgcctcctgcgccggatctccttggtccgctcAGGCTCGCGCGCGAGTActcggagggatgggcacccggcggcagctgagccgccagccgccaggcagctgcacgccggaccaggcgtcgcacggcacccatttgccgtgcatgagcctccccaccgtgacgggaagcgccaccttcttgctgccgctgccggaggcctcgaagtcgttcttcttccccatggcgcagcggcggttgtggtgcgagtggagctgtgggcgaaggagcaacgcggccgctggacttttaatggcggccgcgcacgggatacgatgccattgaaggcggcgcagaagcccagccgccgcccgccagtgcacgcGCGGAACGGAAGCTGCGGCATTCATGGCGAAGgcagcggcgcagacgcggaggcgctgaccgcggaagcgatggccgcggaagcgatgccctccatgcaggctcgctgccaggcgggcccggtggagaccgcagcggacactttgcgcgtccgcgcagcgtccgccgagacgcaaacctggcgcatatttgggccaggtttgcgtctccgcggacggcccggtcactttgcgtcgtgccgctggagaggatgccagacgcatttacgaccaaagcggacgcaaacggtcgcgtcgcgccgctggagatgccctcatgcgAAGGTTTGCCCTCACTGTCATACAGGCCAGTTCACCCTCGTGCCAGTGACCACGCACGGTGCTGTTTGAACTAGATGGAACAGGATACAATGTCATTTAAACACAACCTACAAAAGATGAATTAACTGGAATAACAAGGTACATGTCTAAACCACAAGAGTTCACGAAGATCTTCACATAGCTGACTTGTACAATGGCCATTAAAGTGGATACTTGATTCATGATGAGCTCAGTTTTACAACAACATTTATTCTGACTTTGCCAAGAATAGAGGATATGACTGGCCACCTGGGCAACAGCGAGAGATATCCTCTTCCTGGACAGTCTTTAAGCTGGATAGAACCCATTCACGGACATTCCTCCATCCACTGAGATTGTCTGGCCGGTTATGTAAGTGGAACCAGGCATGCAAAGAAAAGCAACCAGAGATGATACTTCGCCTGGTTCTCCGAGACGCCTAACTGGAGTTCGACTCACGATGGAGGCCTCAAATTCCTTATTCGCCAAAAGCTGCATAAAAATTAATAAGAGGGGAAGGGGTTCAGGGATCACAGTTACCGTTTTCCAGTAACTCCTTGGCGCAAGGAGCATAGGCAGATACCAAACTAAAAGAGTGCAGGAAGAGTTTTTCCGAAAAGAATAGAAACTTCAACGTGTCAAATTTTTGCTCTGTGTACTATTTCTCGAAAGAAAGGCGCGACTAATAAAATTTACTTATGATGTGCCTCTATACTATTACAGATACAGGTGAACATGAATGGGAGTCAGTTCTACTAATAAACTTCAGAGCATATTTAAGGTGTGAGTGACTctccaaagaaaagaaaaacatactAAGACTTCTAGTTTTGGAAACTGCAACGATAAATAATTATCAATATGTCATATGTGGGTATCTTTATCTTGTTTGCACCAACGTTTGCTAAAACAATTATCTGTCGGGTAATGTAGGTCGAGCCAGGcatacaaagaaaaaaaaagaaagaaaaaaaaagaaaagcaaccAGAGAGGACACCTCTTCTGGTTCTCCAATATGCCTAAGAGGGGTTCGACTTTTAAAGGCACCCTCACCCTCTAACATTTTATTTGCTGCCAAAGGCTGCACACGAAAAGGAAAGAAACATGAGAGGAAAGTTCAGGGTTGTTTCCATTTCATGGGGGTCAAATACTAGCCCTCACATGTACTCGAGGAGACTTTGCACATAGGCTTAAAAAGAAGGATGGAGAATAATCTGTTACTTGTAAAACTGAGCACTCCACAGGCAAATGGACTACAGATTTGCCAAGAAAGATGCAGACTAGGACCCAATAAACTATATTTATGATTTGATCTTTTATATTCTAGTCAATATACAGATGGACACAACCGTTCAACCCAAAACCTCGTCTTTTTTTCCGAAAAGGAGGTTGAGACCCCCGGCTTGAAGAGATGCCTACGACCTTTATTTGCattttattcaacaaagaatTGGTAAGAGCATATATCAGACAATCCGAAACGACCACACAGCACCTACAAACCTGACAATGAGAGAAGAAAATGTCATCACTCCCCCCCCCCGGTCCCCCACCCCACGAGGTAGGTACCGGGGGCATCACCAAGTCACCCTATGGCAAAACAGGAGCACTCATTCATCCATATCAGCAGACCCTCAACGAGCACCTCGTGTCCAACAACCGATGATCCATCTACAGGACAGAGATCTGCATAGCCCTTGCCAAGTCTGCCATCGACGCCTCCATGGCACCAGACATCGCCTCCACCCTACGCGAGTCCACCTTGGAACGCCCGCCACCAAGACCCCGCTGCACCATGCCGCCTCGCAATAGAGGTTTCCTCCAAAATGTTCTCGATAAAACCCCATCTCATCAACTAAAGTGTTCTACATAGGCCGAAGCTGACAGTATGCTTTTGTCAccctatattttttttaaaaactgATTTACCCCATTTTCGATTACTTTCACAACTTAAAACACTAGCATTCACACCAAAATGTACTCCGTAGTAGAAATTATACGTTAATTAGGTTCTAAAAATGCTAATACTTGTATTACAACTACTTTTTGCTTGAACATACACcataaattaagatgaacacaagatCCTTACTCCTTTAATAAGTGAAGTGAAGATGTACCCGGGGGCAACCGAGTTGATTCTTATGTTGTCTTTTGCCCATTCACATGCTAAGTTCTTGGTCAACTGGTTCATGGCAGCTAAGCAACTGGTTAATGCATGATAGACGCACACTTGATATTGTGCTATAGTCTATAGATGTTACCTTTAGTCATGGCATAGATAGTTCCGCCATTTAGCGCTACAATTCCAGCAATGGACGTTATGAGAACAATGTTGCCTGATCCAGATGCCTTCAGAAGAGGATGCGCAAGTTGGCACAAATGATATGCAGATTCAAGATTAGTGGCCATCACAAAAGAGTAATCCTCTGCAGAATACTCAGTTGTTGGCTTCTTTCTGTTTGTCCCCGCATTGTTTATCTAAAAGAACACATGAAGAAAGTTAAGACAAATAGATGTAACACCATGGGATGAGCAAACTGTAGCACGCGCACTAAAAAGGTACAACTATTGATACTGCATTGGCAGATGACGATGAAGAATGCAGTAATCGACGGGAGGGGTCTCAGTTCCGACTCACGAGGATGTCGAGCTTGCCGCCGAATCGGTCGCCGGCGTCGCGAACCAGGCGCTCCCGCTGCTCGCGGACGGAGAGGTCGCAGACGGAGACGGTGACGCGGAATCCCTTGGCCTCCCACTCCTTGAGGCGCTCGGCCAGCTCCGCCTCCTTCCGGGAGCAGGTGTGCACGGCCGCCCCCAGCGCCGCCAGCTCCTCCACCACCGCGCGCCTGCTCACCGCACCAGCTCCTGATCATGCTAACCGCTCTACGAAATCGAGCAGTGTTACTAGTAATGGGAGTTGGTTTACCCGATGCCGCGTGTGCCGCCGGTGACGAGGGCTGTCTTGCCGTGTAGAGACCATCTCCCTGGCGCTCCCGCCGTGGCCGAGGTCTCCGCCGCGGCCATTTCGCTGGTTTCCGCCGGCGTGTTCGGCGCGTTGACTCTTTCTTACTCGTTCACGAACTAAGACGAGGAGAGTTGCAGATACTTTTGTTTTCGCAAATCAAAAAGCTTTATTGATTGATCAATAGATTACAATCACTCAACGGAGGGCCAACTGATCGTGTTATGTGTCAGTTTGCTTTTAAAAAAAAGTCGTGTTAGCATCGCTGTCACGCTGTGCTGTGGCGCAACCAGACAAAACTTCCAGAAGTATAAAAATCAGGCCGATATAGGTTTTGTATGTTTTATTTAGGCtggacctagccgccgcctccctccccacCCAGCTGCCCTTCCACCTAGCAGCCGCCTCCCTCCCCACCCGACCCCTCCCAGCGCCGTCTCTCCACCCTTCACCACCGTCCCCTTCCTCCCCCTCTCCTCCCTTTCCATCCGATCTTCATCCTGGGTTGTCTCGCACGTGGCGGCTCCGGGCAACGACCCAAACCCTAGAAAAGGCAGTTGATCTTCCTCTTCCCGGTCGCTGCCGTCGTCGGGGTCGGGGGTGGTGGCCGCGCCCGGCTGCCAAAGGcaggggcggtggtggcgcgcCCATGGACTCCCCGTCGCGCGAAGGCGGGGTCTTTCAAgggcggcgacggtggacggCGGGTCTGGTGGTGGCCTTCGGCTACATCACCTGGATCATGGCGGGAGACGCGGTGGTGTGGTGGAACTCGGCGGGGCGGAAGGGCGGCAGTGGGACCTGGCGGCAGTGGCAAGGTACATGGTCGCGAGGCGGCAGCAATGAGGCTCGGCCGGGCTATCCTGGTGGGCAGCAGCCGGCCGTCTCCGCGTCGTGGGCGTGCGTAGCCGCTATCCCGACGGCTACCGGCCTCCACTGGCcgagttggaggaggaagatggactgTGGTTCCTAGTCATGACGGCGGTGTGGGGGCCGTCCGTTTcggctttcatggtggtggtcctagggttcttctttcgcgaagatgaagacATTCCAGATGCtgatctttcttcatctagccggagtgatgagcTTCGGAAGGCTCGATAGCGAATGGAATAGTGCATTTTTTGCCAGGAGTTCACAtgttcgggtggtattcggtcgcgcgcactcatgcttttattccgaccgtttgtttTCGAAGGAAGCGGCGTGAAGCTCTGCTCTGAGTTAACATTAAGtgacttttggtccatggtgaagtcagaagcagagaatatcatgaaggcgggattagaggattagctaaagaaggtccaagtcttcgcgatgttgaggaacttgcttggtgttccgagattcgcagcagtggtatgaaagtggggcggcagcacaggtgaagttcagagtcctacctttcagggtgaaaacccaagctctggccttaactggttgtgcctggcaatgaccttgttggagacattgttttgagagcggggactatcttcaaggcgaaaatctaagatctttgatcggtcgACGACGCTGCCGGTGCACTATTCACTTCTtgcaggcgtcgcttttggagagtctgtatttcaggtgttgtcttggtggtaggTGTATTGTTATTGCTAGACCtaggatactgtagcgggacttttattttttagttttcttttctcttttttggctgtgtgcatccgtactgccattagtgtgttacgttgttgcagaggctgagtgtaattggtatcgtttgatattaatatattccctttatcaatttTTTTTAGGTTGGACTAGATACCATGTATCCTGTCTAGC contains:
- the LOC124702060 gene encoding tropinone reductase homolog At5g06060-like isoform X3, which encodes MAAPEMSGEPGAPGRWSLHGKTALVTGGTRGIGRAVVEELAALGAAVHTCSRKEAELAERLKEWEAKGFRVTVSVCDLSVREQRERLVRDAGDRFGGKLDILINNAGTNRKKPTTEYSAEDYSFVMATNLESAYHLCQLAHPLLKASGSGNIVLITSIAGIVALNGGTIYAMTKAAMNQLTKNLACEWAKDNIRINSVAPGYIFTSLIKGLLANKEFEASIVSRTPVRRLGEPGEVSSLVAFLCMPGSTYITGQTISVDGGMSVNGFYPA